DNA from Castellaniella sp. MT123:
CATTATTCCGCTGCTGGATGCGGATCATGTGCTGCTGGAGCGCCAGTTCCGCTACCCGGTGGGGCGGGTCATGACGGAATTTCCGGCGGGCAAGCTGGATCCCGGCGAAGATTCGTTGCGCTGCGCGCAGCGGGAACTGCAAGAGGAAACCGGCTATACGGCAGGGCAGTGGGCGCATGCCGGCGACCTGCATCTGGCGATCGCGTATTCCACCGAGGTCATCCATATCTTCTTTGCGCGGGACCTGCGGGCGGGGGCCCGGCATCTGGACGAAGACGAATTCCTGGACGTTCGAACGATGTCGGATGACGCGTTCTTCGAGGCCTGCCGCACCGGTGGTGTCACCGATGCCAAGACGCTCAGCTGCGCCTTGTGGCTGCAGAACGCACGCCGTGGCGACTGGCCGCTGGACTGGCGGCCCGCCTGAAGATGCCCCTGGCGCCGGGGCAATCCTGTGGCGGCCCGCCCCTGCGTTCATTCCTGATAGGGCTCGAACTTTCCGGTTTTTGGGTTGCGGATGAACAGCACGCCGGTCGCCACGCCGAAATAGGCGCCGTGGATGGTCAGCAGGCCGGCTTCGACGCGTTCGCGCACCGCCGGAAATGTCATCAGGTTGTTCATGCTGTATTCCACCACACCCCATTCCATGTTGCGGATCCACTCGGCGTGGTCGCCGGTCTGGGGCCCGACCTTGTCGGCCACCGGCTGGATCTGCGACATCCATTTACCGATGAAATCGCGCTTGGACAAAGGGGCTGCCTTGTTGGCGTAAGCCGCCACGCCGCCGCAGCTGGCATGGCCCATGATGACGATGTGGCTGACCTCTAGAGCGTTGACGCCAAATTCCACGCAGGCGCTGGTGCCGTGATAGGCAGTTTCCGGGTCTGTGTCGCAAGGCGGGACGATGCCCGCGATGTTGCGCACCACGAACATCTCGCCGGGCCCCGCATCGAAGATCGTTTCCGGAGCCACTCGTGAATCTCCGCAACTGATCAGCATGATGTCCGGATGC
Protein-coding regions in this window:
- a CDS encoding NUDIX hydrolase, which produces MSDASDPHLRETLLRSESLCEGSFLKARRDTVRMPDGATSTREYIVHPGAVVIIPLLDADHVLLERQFRYPVGRVMTEFPAGKLDPGEDSLRCAQRELQEETGYTAGQWAHAGDLHLAIAYSTEVIHIFFARDLRAGARHLDEDEFLDVRTMSDDAFFEACRTGGVTDAKTLSCALWLQNARRGDWPLDWRPA
- a CDS encoding carbonic anhydrase — its product is MFPQRLTDGYASFLHGRLATEHARYQELAEKGQHPDIMLISCGDSRVAPETIFDAGPGEMFVVRNIAGIVPPCDTDPETAYHGTSACVEFGVNALEVSHIVIMGHASCGGVAAYANKAAPLSKRDFIGKWMSQIQPVADKVGPQTGDHAEWIRNMEWGVVEYSMNNLMTFPAVRERVEAGLLTIHGAYFGVATGVLFIRNPKTGKFEPYQE